A region of Oncorhynchus masou masou isolate Uvic2021 chromosome 29, UVic_Omas_1.1, whole genome shotgun sequence DNA encodes the following proteins:
- the LOC135519198 gene encoding syntaxin-19-like: MKDRLEELRQRAQGFREVSRETDDTPFPEKDANPDAPLGVKVATPQQAVVFEQEPVLHNFLSEAQHIRGDITELETEVKKFSQRQRTLVATMRRFSVMKKDSDVTTDIKLQAESIHRRLDVLSKKAQSLEGLQGLATATTRIQRSQHAALLRQFQQVMCLYNNSILSKQEHCKNFIIRQLEVFGRDVTEEGVDEMVATGKWEVFNQNLLNDERITRAQLSEIEQRHKELLNLESNMKELRELFMDIFMLVEEQGGYIDNIQTSVEKTQDYVTVTNEKCKMATRYKKKNPLRRLCCCCCPWRCCT, translated from the exons ATGAAGGACCGCCTGGAGGAGCTGCGTCAAAGGGCCCAGGGTTTTCGGGAGGtgagcagagagacagatgatACCCCATTCCCTGAGAAAGATGCTAACCCAGATGCCCCATTGGGGGTTAAGGTCGCCACCCCGCAGCAGGCTGTGGTGTTCGAGCAAGAACCAGTCCTGCACAACTTCCTGTCCGAGGCTCAGCATATCCGCGGTGACATCACTGAGCTGGAAACAGAG GTGAAGAAGTTCAGCCAGCGACAAAGGACCCTGGTGGCAACCATGCGTCGTTTCAGTGTGATGAAGAAGGACAGTGATGTGACGACGGACATCAAGCTGCAGGCAGAGAGCATCCACAGACGGCTGGACGTCCTCTCCAAGAAGGCACAGAGTTTAGAAGGCCTGCAGGGACTAGCTACAGCCACTACACGCATCCAACGCTCCCAACACGCAGCGCTACTTAGACAATTCCAACAG GTGATGTGTCTGTACAACAACTCAATCCTCAGTAAACAGGAGCATTGTAAAAACTTCATCATCCGCCAGCTGGAGGTGTTTGGTCGTGACGTCACTGAGGAGGGAGTCGATGAAATGGTTGCCACAGGGAAGTGGGAGGTGTTTAACCAGAACCTCCTCAATGACGAACGCATCACACGCGCTCAGCTGTCCGAGATCGAGCAGAGACACAAG GAGCTACTGAATCTGGAGAGCAACATGAAGGAGCTGAGAGAACTGTTCATGGATATCTTTATGTTGGTGGAGGAGCAAGGAGGCTACATAGACAACATCCAGACCAGCGTAGAGAAGACACAGGACTACGTCACCGTCACTAACGAGAAATGTAAAATGGCCACCAGGTACAAGAAGAAGAACCCTCTAAGGAGACTGTGCTGCTGTTGCTGCCCCTGGAGGTGCTGCACATAG